From the genome of Vicia villosa cultivar HV-30 ecotype Madison, WI linkage group LG2, Vvil1.0, whole genome shotgun sequence, one region includes:
- the LOC131649669 gene encoding uncharacterized protein LOC131649669: MATLHCNSLILNKISHPIKRTHSFNPVFSSPGFNRFIPNLSTSISTGLNSKISKLGCSASPDNTLVSNLSVTDSYKLTYLEGNSWLWNVCGANLLVDPILVGNLDFGIPWLYDASKKFLKNFQLSDLPEIDCLLITQSLDDHCHLKTLNPFSQKFPNTRVIATPNAKTLLDPLFRNVTYIEPGQSSEIETKDGSKIRIKATAGPVLGPPWQRPENGYLVTSSQVQLSLYYEPHCVYNHRFIEKERADIVITPVVKQLLPKFTLVSGQEDAVKLAKLLQAKFVVAMKNGDLDGKGPLASIIQSEGTIESFKELLSKELPGAKVIEPTPGIPVEIPSN; encoded by the exons ATGGCCACCTTACACTGCAATTCTCTTATTCTCAACAAAATCTCTCACCCCATTAAAAGAACACACTCTTTCAACCCTGTTTTCTCATCTCCAGGTTTTAACCGTTTTATCCCAAATCTTTCCACTTCAATTTCCACTGGattaaactccaaaatttccaa ATTGGGTTGTAGCGCTTCTCCTGACAACACACTTGTATCCAATTTATCTGTAACTGATTCCTATAAACTCACATATTTAGAG GGAAATAGTTGGCTGTGGAATGTGTGTGGAGCTAATTTATTGGTTGATCCAATTTTGGTTGGTAACTTGGATTTTGGAATTCCTTGGCTATATGATGCTTCTAAGAAATTCTTAAAGAATTTCCAG CTCAGTGATCTTCCTGAAATTGATTGCTTGCTCATTACTCAAAGCCTTGATGATCACTGCCATTTGAAGACCCTAAACCCTTTTTCTCAGAAATTTCCAAATACTAGAGTTATAGCAACTCCTAATGCCAAGACCTTACTGGACCCTCTTTTCAGAAAT GTTACATATATAGAACCTGGACAAAGCTCTGAAATTGAAACAAAAGATGGTTCTAAGATTAGGATTAAGGCTACAGCAGGACCAGTTCTTGGACCACCTTGGCAACGTCCTGAAAATGG GTATCTTGTTACATCTTCACAGGTGCAATTGTCTCTTTACTATGAACCTCACTGTGTGTATAATCATCGCTTCATTGAAAAGGAAAGAGCAGATATTGTGATCACACCGGTCGTAAAACAGTTATTGCCCAAGTTTACATTGGTTTCAGGACAAGAAGATGCAGTGAAACTTGCAAAGCTTCTTCAAGCCAA GTTCGTTGTGGCAATGAAAAATGGGGATTTAGATGGCAAAGGGCCTCTTGCAAGCATAATTCAGTCAGAAGGAACAATAGAATCATTCAAG GAGCTTCTATCAAAAGAATTACCAGGTGCGAAGGTTATAGAGCCTACCCCAGGAATTCCAGTCGAAATTCCCTCAAATTAA